AATGGCACTTATTTGTATGATTATCAAGCGGAAAAGGTCATTACGGCCGATCCGATGAGCCCGCAACAGGCTGAAGGGCTGCTGGAATTACTGAGCGACGCGGGAATCCCGGCGCTGATGTATATGGATGACGCGATGCTGTATGAACACGCCTGCGGCCATATCGAGCGCACCCAGAACTGGGCGCTGCGCCTGCCTGAAGCTCAGCGCCCGGTGTTCCGTCAGGTCGATTCGCTGCGCGAGGCGGCCCGCTCGGTGGAGAATATCTGGAAATTCGCGCTCACCGGGGAAGACATTCCGCGTCTGCAAAGCCTCGCGCTGACGATTGAGCGCGAGCTGGGCCTCGCCTGTGAGTGGTCATGGCACGATCAGGTGGATGTGGCCGCACCCGGCAACAGCAAAGGCAAACGCCTGGCGCAGTGGGTGGAATCGCAGGGATTATCGATGGATCAGGTGGTAGCCTTCGGGGATAACCATAACGACATCTCCATGCTGGAGCGCGCCGGGCTTGGCATCGCCATGGGCAACGCCGACGACATTGTGAAATCACACGCCGACAAAGTCATTGGCCCCAATAACGAGGCCAGCATTGCCGACGCGCTGCGTCAGTGGGTGCTTTAAGTCGTTATCGAGACGCTTTTTATCTGGGCGTAGAGCCACAGGCCGGGCTTGATGGCCAGTTCATCGCGCGCCCACGGGCTGATGCGCGCCCAGAGGGTGCGCGAGCCTACCTCCAGTTGCACTTCCACCTGCCCGTTGTCGTCGTAACACTGCGCCACACGGGCGCGCAGAATGTTGCGGATGCTGCTTTGCAGCGGCGGCTGTAACACCAGCGACACGTCAGACGCCTGAATGCGAATGCGCAGCGCCGTCTGAAGCGGCTTTTCGATACGGTTAACCCACAGGTGCTGATCGCCCAGCGCCAGCGCCGTCATCGCGTAATGCGGATGATGCTCAAGCACCGTGACTTTCAGCACGCTGCTCTGCTGCTCCGGCGGCAGCCAGGGGTGCATCACGCTGCTGCCCCAGATATCCTCCAGGCTACCGAACGCTTTCACCTCGCCCTGCTCCAGCACCAGCACTTTATCGGCCAGATGCAGGATCTCCTCCAGCGAATGGCTGACATAGAGCATGGGGATATTGATTTCGCGCGCCAGTCGTTGCAGGTACGGCAGCAGCTCGCGCTTGCGCGGCACGTCGAGCGA
The genomic region above belongs to Cronobacter malonaticus LMG 23826 and contains:
- a CDS encoding pyridoxal phosphatase is translated as MTFRVIALDLDGTLLTAQKTILPESLDALARAKAAGLKPVIVTGRHHNAIHPFYQALALDTPAICCNGTYLYDYQAEKVITADPMSPQQAEGLLELLSDAGIPALMYMDDAMLYEHACGHIERTQNWALRLPEAQRPVFRQVDSLREAARSVENIWKFALTGEDIPRLQSLALTIERELGLACEWSWHDQVDVAAPGNSKGKRLAQWVESQGLSMDQVVAFGDNHNDISMLERAGLGIAMGNADDIVKSHADKVIGPNNEASIADALRQWVL
- the modC gene encoding molybdenum ABC transporter ATP-binding protein ModC, producing MLELNFTQVLGKHRLTVNETLPGSGITAVFGVSGAGKTSLINAISGLTRPQHGRIVLNDRVLSDTETDTFLPPEKRRVGYVFQDARLFPHYNVRGNLKYGMAKEMAAQFDKLVTLLGIEPLLDRLPGTLSGGEKQRVAIGRALLTAPELLLLDEPLASLDVPRKRELLPYLQRLAREINIPMLYVSHSLEEILHLADKVLVLEQGEVKAFGSLEDIWGSSVMHPWLPPEQQSSVLKVTVLEHHPHYAMTALALGDQHLWVNRIEKPLQTALRIRIQASDVSLVLQPPLQSSIRNILRARVAQCYDDNGQVEVQLEVGSRTLWARISPWARDELAIKPGLWLYAQIKSVSITT